From Lepus europaeus isolate LE1 chromosome 3, mLepTim1.pri, whole genome shotgun sequence, a single genomic window includes:
- the TREML1 gene encoding trem-like transcript 1 protein, whose translation MGPHLLLLLLPGLAGQGSSASLPELLQAPVGATILVQCHYRLQDVKARKVWCRFSADSCQPLVSSAVDRRTPGGSRTFLTDLGGGLLQVEVVALQEDDAGEYGCIVEGAAGPQTLHRVSLVVLPQGELEEDEQTHKLGSVAEDPSSDLPDSASPWEPRQHEKSTPLIWGAVFLLGLLVAAVVLFAVMAKRKATRHAVCVRFQSSRASGMDSGVPHIGDSGLAAAGPSDIAYARLNSPLPFDNATYSGLPLDPPPPSVPPLPPKVHISSKPVTYATVIFPGRDRGGAASCEPSQDPAHSQTAPS comes from the exons ATGGGCCCccacctgctcctgctgctgctcccggGACTAGCAG GTCAGGGCTCCTCGGCCAGCCTCCCTGAGCTGCTGCAGGCACCTGTGGGGGCCACCATTCTGGTGCAGTGCCACTACCGGCTCCAGGATGTCAAGGCTCGGAAGGTGTGGTGCCGCTTCTCAGCCGACAGCTGCCAGCCCTTGGTGTCCTCAGCTGTGGATCGCAGAACCCCAGGTGGCTCGCGCACCTTCCTCACAGACCTGGGGGGCGGCCTGCTGCAGGTGGAAGTGGTGGCCCTGCAAGAAGACGACGCGGGGGAGTATGGCTGCATAGTGGAGGGCGCTGCGGGGCCCCAGACCCTGCACCGGGTCTCCCTGGTGGTGCTCCCCCAAGGTGAGCT CGAGGAGGATGAGCAGACCCATAAACTTGGCAGTGTGGCTGAGGACCCCTCCTCAGACCTCCcagacagtgccagcccctgggagcccaggcagcATGAGAAGAG CACCCCCCTGATCTGGGGGGCTGTGTTCCTGCTGGGTCTGCTGGTGGCGGCTGTGGTGCTGTTTGCTGTGATGGCCAAAAGGAAAG CGACCAGGCATGCTGTCTGTGTTCGATTCCAGAGCAGCAGAGCTTCAGGAATG GATTCAGGGGTCCCCCACATCGGTGATTCGGGACTGGCTGCTGCAGGGCCTTCAGACATTGCATACGCGAGGCTCAACTCCCCACTTCCCTTCGACAATGCCACCTACAGCGGCCTACCTCTTGATCCCCCACCACCCTCAGTGCCCCCTCTGCCTCCTAAGGTCCACATTTCCTCCAAGCCTGTCACATATGCCACAGTCATCTTTCCGGGAAGGGACAGGGGTGGAGCAGCCTCCTGTGAGCCATCCCAGGATCCAGCTCACAGCCAGACTGCACCCAGCTAA
- the TREM2 gene encoding triggering receptor expressed on myeloid cells 2 isoform X1 has product METLWLLVLLSVTELSCAYNTTVFQGVAGQSLRVSCPYDSVTHWGRRKAWCRQLGEEGPCQRVVSTHSWWLLSFLKRRNGSTAITDDALGGTLTVTLRDLQAHDAGVYQCQSLQGKEASTLQKILVEVLVEPLEHEHAGDFWVPEESGSFEDPPVEHSSSRSPSEGEPSFPPASILLLLACTFLGKLLAASALWAVAWRGRKLQAPVASRLDCGHHTEHQLQTMTGLRDM; this is encoded by the exons aTGGAGACTCTGTGGCTGTTGGTCCTGCTGTCCGTCACAG agctGTCCTGTGCCTACAACACCACCGTGTTCCAGGGCGTGGCGGGCCAGTCCCTGCGCGTGTCCTGCCCCTACGACTCCGTGACGCACTGGGGGAGGCGCAAGGCCTGGTGCCGCCAGCTGGGCGAGGAGGGCCCGTGCCAGCGGGTGGTCAGCACGCACAGCTGGTGGCTGCTGTCCTTCCTGAAGAGGCGGAATGGCAGCACAGCCATCACCGACGACGCCCTGGGCGGCACCCTCACCGTCACGCTGCGCGACCTGCAAGCCCACGACGCCGGTGTCTACCAGTGCCAGAGTCTCCAAGGCAAAGAGGCCAGCACCCTCCAGAAGATCCTGGTGGAGGTGCTCGTGG AGCCCCTGGAGCATGAGCACGCCGGAGACTTCTGGGTGCCCGAGGAGTCTGGAAGCTTCGAGGATCCCCCAGTAGAGCACAGCAGCTCCAG GAGCCCGTCGGAAGGAGAGCCCTCTTTCCCACCCGCCTCCATCCTTCTCCTGCTGGCTTGCACCTTCCTTGGCAAGCTTCTGGCGGCCAGTGCCCTCTGGGCCGTGGCCTGGCGTGGGcggaagctgcaggctcctgtggCCAGCAGGCTGGACTGCGGCCACCACACAGAGCACCAGCTTCAGACCATGACAG GGCTGAGGGACATGTGA
- the TREM2 gene encoding triggering receptor expressed on myeloid cells 2 isoform X2, protein METLWLLVLLSVTELSCAYNTTVFQGVAGQSLRVSCPYDSVTHWGRRKAWCRQLGEEGPCQRVVSTHSWWLLSFLKRRNGSTAITDDALGGTLTVTLRDLQAHDAGVYQCQSLQGKEASTLQKILVEVLVGEWVADHTSGLLLVPARDRPLGSKGSREKLQRGSHRPHPRPPSMVVWVAHCPRKPKSSPNSFCLAVLPGSGRRRLQEGQLCLICFEALSEPWPHFFKQCHHFACTGDFKTLWKPE, encoded by the exons aTGGAGACTCTGTGGCTGTTGGTCCTGCTGTCCGTCACAG agctGTCCTGTGCCTACAACACCACCGTGTTCCAGGGCGTGGCGGGCCAGTCCCTGCGCGTGTCCTGCCCCTACGACTCCGTGACGCACTGGGGGAGGCGCAAGGCCTGGTGCCGCCAGCTGGGCGAGGAGGGCCCGTGCCAGCGGGTGGTCAGCACGCACAGCTGGTGGCTGCTGTCCTTCCTGAAGAGGCGGAATGGCAGCACAGCCATCACCGACGACGCCCTGGGCGGCACCCTCACCGTCACGCTGCGCGACCTGCAAGCCCACGACGCCGGTGTCTACCAGTGCCAGAGTCTCCAAGGCAAAGAGGCCAGCACCCTCCAGAAGATCCTGGTGGAGGTGCTCGTGGGTGAGTGGGTGGCTGACCACACCTCTGGCCTGCTCCTTGTGCCTGCACGAGACCGCCCTCTGGGCTCTAAGGGATCCCGGGAAAAGCTGCAGCGTGGGTCTCATCGCCCCCACCCACGGCCGCCGAGCATGGTTGTGTGGGTTGCTCACTGCCCAAGGAAGCCAAAATCCAGTCCCAACTCCTTTTGCCTGGCTGTGCTCCCTGGCTCAGGGCGACGTCGCCTGCAGGAAGGGCAACTTTGTCTCATTTGCTTTGAGGCACTGTCAGAGCCTTGGCCCCACTTCTTCAAACAGTGTCATCACTTTGCTTGTacaggggacttcaaaacattGTGGAAACCTGAATGA